A single window of candidate division Zixibacteria bacterium HGW-Zixibacteria-1 DNA harbors:
- the recA gene encoding recombinase RecA, which translates to MAVVTPDRKKALESALQQIEKSFGKGSIMRLGDEAAVVMDIIPTGSLGLDYALGVGGVPRGRVAEIYGPESSGKTTLALHFIAEAQKKGGIAAFIDAEHAFDATYAKALGVDVDNLLISQPDTGEQALDITETLVRSGAIDIIVIDSVAALVPRAEIEGEMGDSHMGLQARLMSQALRKLTAVISKSKTAVIFINQIRMKIGVMFGNPETTTGGNALKFYATIRLDIRKIASIKENNEVVGSRTRVRVVKNKVAPPFRETEFDITYGKGISHTGELIDLASNHDVVEKSGAWYSYGPDRLGQGREAAKRFLDENDDICRAIDAAVREKLGMIPPTAKAKEEVEEE; encoded by the coding sequence ATGGCGGTCGTAACACCTGACCGGAAAAAGGCGCTTGAAAGCGCCCTTCAGCAGATCGAAAAATCATTCGGTAAAGGCTCGATCATGCGGCTTGGTGATGAAGCCGCGGTTGTGATGGATATTATCCCGACCGGGTCGCTTGGGCTCGATTATGCCCTGGGGGTGGGCGGTGTCCCGCGCGGCCGGGTGGCCGAAATTTATGGGCCGGAGAGCTCCGGCAAAACGACTCTGGCGCTTCATTTTATCGCCGAGGCGCAGAAAAAGGGCGGAATCGCGGCCTTTATCGACGCCGAACATGCTTTCGATGCCACTTATGCCAAGGCACTGGGCGTCGATGTCGATAATCTTTTGATCTCCCAGCCCGACACCGGCGAGCAGGCGCTCGACATCACCGAAACCCTGGTCCGCTCCGGCGCCATCGATATTATTGTTATCGACTCGGTGGCGGCGCTGGTGCCTCGGGCCGAAATCGAGGGTGAGATGGGTGACTCCCACATGGGTTTGCAGGCCAGGTTGATGTCACAGGCGCTTCGTAAATTGACGGCGGTCATTTCCAAATCGAAAACGGCGGTTATTTTTATCAACCAGATCCGCATGAAAATCGGCGTCATGTTCGGTAATCCCGAAACGACCACCGGCGGCAATGCTCTCAAGTTCTATGCCACGATCCGGCTGGATATCCGCAAGATCGCTTCGATCAAGGAAAACAACGAAGTGGTCGGAAGCCGCACCCGCGTGCGGGTGGTGAAAAACAAGGTGGCGCCGCCGTTCCGTGAAACCGAATTCGATATCACCTATGGCAAAGGGATTTCGCATACCGGCGAATTGATCGATCTGGCCTCGAATCATGATGTGGTGGAAAAATCGGGCGCATGGTACAGTTATGGTCCGGACCGTCTCGGGCAGGGGCGCGAAGCGGCCAAGCGGTTTCTCGACGAGAATGATGATATCTGCCGGGCGATTGACGCCGCCGTCCGCGAGAAACTGGGCATGATCCCGCCAACAGCCAAAGCGAAAGAGGAAGTGGAAGAAGAGTAA
- a CDS encoding competence/damage-inducible protein A, whose product MDVELISIGDEIITGHTVDTNTPYIARRLAEIGLSVVYRTAVGDDLTRMEEVILQALKRTDVVIATGGLGPTDDDITKKGIVKVFKRNLVFHEDVLDDLKQRFAARGIEMPAINQNQALLPQGAVYLPNRIGSAVGIVIVEGGKVFASLPGVPREMEVITDEELIPYLQTHLVKQGHLKIHKLRTTGIFESALAEKIAPYIKLPENVRLAYLPSFSGVDLRVIASGGTREMADEAGDKIVAQLRQLTGKYIYGEGEDTLESVVGKLLTERSETVSTAESCTAGLLAGKITDIPGSSKYFLQGEVTYSNRSKIDFLGVPAETIEKFGAVSGEVAEAMAAGILQKAGTDYGIAITGIAGPDGGTDEKPIGTVFIAVASKKGVASKKFMMSRDRQSNRGRSVYAALEMLRRTILEIE is encoded by the coding sequence ATGGACGTCGAATTAATCAGCATTGGCGATGAGATCATTACCGGACATACGGTCGATACCAACACTCCATATATCGCGCGGCGGCTGGCCGAAATCGGCCTGAGTGTAGTCTATCGGACTGCCGTCGGTGATGATCTGACGCGGATGGAAGAAGTCATCCTTCAGGCTCTCAAGCGGACCGATGTGGTTATTGCCACCGGCGGACTGGGGCCGACCGATGATGATATCACCAAAAAAGGCATCGTTAAAGTATTCAAAAGAAATCTGGTCTTTCATGAAGACGTCCTTGATGACTTAAAACAGCGCTTCGCCGCCCGGGGTATTGAGATGCCTGCGATTAATCAAAATCAGGCTCTGCTGCCGCAGGGGGCGGTCTATCTTCCCAACCGCATCGGTTCGGCGGTCGGTATCGTGATTGTCGAGGGGGGAAAGGTGTTCGCATCGCTGCCGGGCGTGCCGCGCGAGATGGAAGTTATCACCGATGAAGAATTAATACCTTACCTCCAGACACATCTCGTCAAGCAGGGGCATCTAAAAATTCACAAACTGCGGACAACCGGGATCTTCGAATCCGCCCTGGCCGAGAAAATTGCTCCTTATATAAAACTTCCCGAAAATGTCCGGCTGGCCTATCTGCCGTCATTCAGCGGGGTCGATTTGCGGGTAATCGCCTCCGGCGGCACCCGGGAAATGGCGGACGAGGCGGGCGATAAAATAGTGGCGCAACTTCGCCAGTTAACCGGGAAATATATTTATGGCGAAGGTGAAGATACCCTCGAAAGCGTTGTCGGCAAGCTGCTGACCGAGCGGAGCGAGACGGTTTCGACCGCGGAATCATGCACCGCCGGACTTCTGGCCGGAAAAATCACCGACATTCCCGGCTCATCGAAATACTTCCTCCAGGGGGAAGTCACCTACTCCAATCGGTCGAAAATAGATTTTCTGGGTGTTCCGGCCGAAACTATTGAAAAATTCGGCGCTGTTTCCGGCGAGGTAGCCGAAGCCATGGCGGCCGGTATTTTACAGAAAGCAGGGACCGATTATGGTATCGCCATAACCGGTATCGCCGGCCCTGACGGCGGCACCGATGAGAAACCGATCGGGACCGTCTTTATCGCAGTGGCTTCTAAAAAAGGAGTTGCCTCGAAAAAATTCATGATGTCGCGTGACCGCCAGTCCAATCGCGGCCGGTCGGTATATGCTGCCCTTGAAATGCTTCGCCGAACCATCCTGGAGATCGAGTGA
- a CDS encoding RNA 2',3'-cyclic phosphodiesterase: protein MRLFIAMPLPPQIEEALGKIILALKQSRSSVKWVASGNIHLTLKFLGETDEKKVDNIIESIKRVGVGHKTVKSRLEGLGGFPNLRKPRVIWAGLSEGVDILAKIAADIENEMEKLGFEKENRPFKSHLTLGRVKDTFGLAELTRAIENYKGRPEDFILNKIVLFKSTLTPRGPIYERLFELELPN, encoded by the coding sequence ATGCGCCTTTTTATTGCCATGCCCTTACCGCCTCAAATCGAGGAAGCCCTCGGTAAGATAATTCTGGCCCTGAAACAGAGTCGGTCCAGTGTCAAATGGGTCGCTTCAGGCAATATTCATCTGACGTTGAAATTCCTGGGCGAAACCGACGAGAAGAAAGTTGATAATATTATTGAGAGTATTAAGCGGGTCGGCGTCGGCCATAAAACGGTAAAATCCCGTCTTGAGGGACTGGGCGGTTTTCCGAACCTGCGAAAGCCGCGGGTTATCTGGGCCGGGTTATCGGAGGGTGTCGATATTCTCGCCAAAATTGCCGCCGATATCGAAAACGAGATGGAAAAACTTGGCTTTGAGAAGGAAAACCGGCCTTTTAAGAGCCATTTGACCCTGGGGCGTGTTAAAGACACTTTCGGTCTGGCTGAATTAACCCGGGCAATAGAGAATTATAAGGGCCGGCCTGAAGATTTTATTCTGAATAAGATTGTGCTGTTCAAATCGACCCTGACTCCCCGCGGCCCGATTTATGAGCGCCTTTTTGAATTGGAATTGCCCAATTAA
- a CDS encoding phosphatidylglycerophosphatase A gives MNKTFLIKFFASGFYSSYSKIVPGTTGTIPAWLIAYFLVGDNSHAVIIGAVALTVISVWLASLAEPIYGHDAKKIVIDEWAGMFITLILVPFSLLNYIIAFVAFRGFDAVKIWPANVAEKLPRGWGVTADDVVAGIQANLSTHLIVYIIKLYI, from the coding sequence ATGAATAAGACCTTCCTCATCAAATTTTTCGCCTCCGGTTTCTATAGCAGCTATAGCAAAATCGTCCCCGGAACAACCGGCACTATCCCGGCCTGGCTGATCGCCTATTTTCTGGTCGGGGATAACAGCCATGCCGTCATAATCGGAGCGGTCGCCCTGACCGTAATCTCGGTCTGGCTGGCTTCGCTGGCCGAGCCGATTTATGGTCATGATGCCAAAAAAATCGTTATCGACGAATGGGCTGGTATGTTCATCACGCTGATACTGGTGCCGTTCTCTTTGCTGAATTATATTATTGCTTTTGTCGCCTTTCGCGGTTTTGATGCCGTCAAAATCTGGCCGGCCAATGTCGCCGAGAAGCTTCCGCGGGGATGGGGCGTTACGGCTGATGATGTCGTCGCCGGGATTCAGGCTAATCTTTCGACACACTTGATTGTATATATAATAAAATTGTATATTTAG